GCTGGGTATCAGCACGATGGCGTTCAACCTGAACGGTTTCAACTTCAACCAGTCGATCATCGACTCACAGGGTCGTGTGATTGGCACCTGGGCTGACGTGTTGAACCGTGCGAACCTGGGTATGGAAGTGATGCACGAGCGTAATGCTCACAACTTCCCGCTTGATTTGGCGGCTGGCGAAGCTGCTCCTGTAGCGCTGACCGCACCTGCAATCAACGGCTAAGGTTAGCTTCGGTTAGTTAGCTTGCAAAGCGCTCTCCTTCGGGAGGGCGCTTCTTGTTTGGATGTGGATGTAGTTCTAAATCTGTTGCTTCCCGGTTTTGCATGCAATCTCCTGTCGATATCTCAGTGCTCATCCTTGCCGGGGGTAAAAGTTCCCGCATGGGTCAAGATAAGGCATTGATGGACTTTCAGGGGCGATCGCTCCTCCAGCGAGTCTATGACGCTGCGGCGCAATGTTGCCCTAGGATTTACATCGCCACCCATCAGCCCCAAGTTTATCAACCCCTGCTGCCCCAAAGCAGCTTGTGGATTTCAGAAACTCCTCATGAGGGCGATCGCCCCTTTCAAGGGCCACTTATCGGGTTTGCAAGAGCCTTACCGCATATCCCGTCAGCATGGATCCTGCTCCTCGCCTGTGATTTGCCATTCTTAGAGGTTGAAACGCTCCGTCAATGGATTCAACAGGCCGCAGGCAATCCTCTCCCCTGCATTGCCTGCGTTCCTCGGATCCGTACTCGATGGGAGCCACTCTGTGCCCTTTACCACACCTCCTGTCGGGAATCCTTACAGGCGTTTGTCGATGCAGGGGGACGATCCTTTCAGCGCTGGTTGGATGGGCAACCTGTTCAGCCGCTCACAGTTCCTAACCCAAAGATGCTGTATAACTGTAATACTCAAAACGACTTCATTGACGGACAGCAGATTGGTTTGTAGATTGACATGAAGTCGCAGAACTTCAAGGACGGCGAGGGTTTGATGGGGCGATCGCTCGCCAATTGAATTGATGCCGCAGTCCACCTTGTCTCCATACAGCCGAGTCCAAAAGAACTATCCATCCGTTTTGACTGTACCAATCCCATAAAGCCATTTTGGCTATGGACAGAGGTTATCCGCTAACGACTCAAAGTAGAGTAACCGGATTACACCGTCCATCCTTTTTATACAAACCATCCTTTTTATACAAACAGCCATTAGGAAGGGAAACACGCTGATGATTCAACGACTATTTGGTGGAAAACAGACAAC
This DNA window, taken from Synechococcales cyanobacterium T60_A2020_003, encodes the following:
- a CDS encoding photosystem II q(b) protein; amino-acid sequence: LGISTMAFNLNGFNFNQSIIDSQGRVIGTWADVLNRANLGMEVMHERNAHNFPLDLAAGEAAPVALTAPAING
- a CDS encoding molybdenum cofactor guanylyltransferase; this translates as MQSPVDISVLILAGGKSSRMGQDKALMDFQGRSLLQRVYDAAAQCCPRIYIATHQPQVYQPLLPQSSLWISETPHEGDRPFQGPLIGFARALPHIPSAWILLLACDLPFLEVETLRQWIQQAAGNPLPCIACVPRIRTRWEPLCALYHTSCRESLQAFVDAGGRSFQRWLDGQPVQPLTVPNPKMLYNCNTQNDFIDGQQIGL